Proteins from one Legionella adelaidensis genomic window:
- the rpsF gene encoding 30S ribosomal protein S6, with protein sequence MRHYEIVFLVHPDQSEQVPAMVERYEGIISKHDGKIHRKEDWGRRQLAYTINDVHKAHYILMNIECNEAALEELKTAFKFNDAILRHLIIKRKGPITSESIMMKKEKETRAA encoded by the coding sequence ATGAGACATTATGAAATTGTGTTTCTGGTGCATCCTGATCAAAGCGAGCAAGTTCCAGCAATGGTTGAGCGCTATGAAGGGATCATTAGCAAGCATGATGGTAAAATTCACCGCAAAGAAGATTGGGGACGTAGGCAATTAGCTTATACTATCAATGACGTTCATAAAGCCCACTATATCTTAATGAATATTGAATGCAATGAAGCGGCACTCGAAGAGTTGAAAACAGCGTTCAAATTTAATGATGCTATATTGCGTCATTTAATTATAAAACGTAAAGGTCCCATTACTTCTGAATCGATTATGATGAAGAAAGAAAAAGAAACGCGTGCTGCTTAG
- a CDS encoding carbon storage regulator: MDIVTIPFEESLVICIGGEIVKVVAFKTQEHGNVKFGVQAPRSINVHREEIYHAIKQKQQEAVVE, translated from the coding sequence ATGGACATCGTAACCATACCTTTTGAAGAATCCCTCGTTATTTGTATTGGTGGTGAAATCGTTAAAGTGGTAGCTTTTAAAACCCAAGAACATGGAAATGTAAAATTTGGGGTTCAGGCGCCACGCTCTATTAATGTGCATCGCGAAGAAATTTACCATGCCATTAAGCAAAAACAGCAAGAAGCCGTGGTGGAATAA